Proteins found in one Cheilinus undulatus linkage group 9, ASM1832078v1, whole genome shotgun sequence genomic segment:
- the kif23 gene encoding kinesin-like protein KIF23 isoform X3, producing MAKPLVDDLIHGKNGLLFTYGVTGSGKTYTMTGSPGQGGLLPRSLDMIFRSIGPYQAKRYVFKTDDKNGMEVQNDVDALLERQRRENNLPVPKTSARQKLDPEIADMIKQEEAFEADGVDEDSSYSVFVSYIEIYNNYIYDLLEENQEDAIKPKWNGGGTPVRQNTDFIPPQSKTLREDQNHNMYVAGCMEVEVKSAEEAFQVFWRGQKKRKVANTRLNRESSRSHSVLIIKLAQAPLDADGDNVLQDKNQVTVSQLCLVDLAGSERTGRTGAEGTRIREAGNINQSLLNLRTCIEILRENQMCGTNRMVPYRDSKITHLFKNYFDGEGKVRMVVCVNPKADDYEETLLVMRFAEMTQEVEVARPVDRPICGFTPGRRHRNQAFKEELSRKLEERGGPTDRDIPSVISSVVHSLPPLPSCELTDPYDDITLPRLIEALQNRYRIRQMMIDEYHQAANMMKSLLQEVDNNLISKENFIHEQNGKLIEKDKIIQNNKAEIERLEKKNKMQEHKIDILQKTTKIYEEDKRSLQQELETRDQRLQREQSEKRRMEQRMHGVVSDTQHKWEKECDRRVNAMQLEMQNKLWVKDEKLKQLKAIVTESKTSTRPDPPPRQTQPKRPSREERLPAKRSASPSPGPSVPFAPQCPVDCPHVSPVPGQVSATRFEEVEMSPVHSTTSSSSSVASCISTWEQRTAQGSRQGYQSPRTPKKTQSSAGKSQSTAGTLASQARRRAVCFSKEDEEERSPTYDLDITEGCYRTATPVRPLHRRSRSAGGEKWVDHKPTSSLDLGTVLQPVIPNAIQVSAPSEKALSKCDRYVLTHQEIASDGEIETKLIKGEVIRTRGGGQAVQFTDIETLKQELTTIPSRKRKSSEGKPANGAQTDGAWTDTETRCSVAVEMRAGSKIGPGYEHHGITKRRKP from the exons ATGGCCAAACCTCTTGTGGACGACCTCATTCATGGGAAAAATG GGCTTCTCTTCACATACGGAGTCACAGGAAGTGGAAAGACGTACACCATGACTGGCTCTCCAGGCCAGGGTGGACTTCTACCTCGCTCACTTGACATGATCTTCAGGAGTATAGGACCCTACCAGGCCAAGAGATAT gttttcaaAACTGATGACAAGAATGGTATGGAGGTTCAGAATGATGTGGATGCTTTGTTGGAGCGCCAAAGGCGGGAAAATAACTTGCCTGTTCCAAAAACATCAGCCAG GCAAAAGCTTGATCCTGAAATTGCTGACATGATAAAGCAGGAGGAGGCTTTCGAAGCAGATGGAGTTGATGAAGACAGCAGTtacagtgtgtttgtgtcctACATAGAAATCTACAACAACTACATCTATGATCTTCTAGAGGAAAACCAGGAAGATGCGATCAAACCAAA GTGGAATGGTGGAGGCACACCAGTGCGCCAGAACACTGATTTCAT ACCACCTCAGTCTAAAACCCTCAGAGAGGATCAGAATCATAACATGTATGTGGCTGGTTGTATGGAAGTTGAAGTTAAGTCTGCTGAGGAGGCCTTTCAAGTATTCTGGAGAG GTCAAAAGAAGAGGAAGGTTGCTAACACCCGTCTGAACCGGGAGTCCAGTCGCTCCCACAGTGTGCTCATCATTAAACTGGCTCAGGCGCCTCTTGATGCAGATGGAGATAATGTTCTCCAG GATAAAAACCAGGTGACTGTCAGCCAGCTGTGCCTGGTGGATTTAGCAGGAAGTGAGCGCACAGGAAGGACAGGCGCAGAAGGAACCCGTATACGTGAAGCAG GTAACATTAATCAGTCGTTGCTGAACCTGCGGACATGCATCGAGATTCTTCGAGAGAACCAGATGTGTGGAACAAACAGG ATGGTTCCCTACAGAGATTCCAAAATAACACATCTCTTCAAGAACTACTTTGATGGAGAAGGAAAAGTCCGAATGGTTGTGTGTGTCAATCCAAAGGCCGATGACTACGAGGAAACTTTG CTGGTGATGCGGTTTGCAGAGATGACCCAGGAGGTGGAGGTGGCTCGGCCGGTGGACAGGCCCATCTGTGGCTTCACCCCGGGCCGTCGCCATAGAAACCAGGCCTTTAAAGAGGAACTGTCCCGTAAACTAGAGGAGCGTGGTGGTCCAACAGACAGGG ATATTCCATCTGTTATCAGCTCCGTGGTTCACAGTCTCCCACCCTTACCTTCCTGTGAGCTAACCGATCCTTACGACGACATCACTCTGCCCAGGCTGATCGAAGCTCTTCAGAACAGATACAGGATCAGGCAGATGATGATCGATGAATACCATCAAGCAG CCAACATGATGAAGTCCTTGCTTCAGGAAGTGGACAACAACCTCATTTCTAAAGAAAATTTTATTCATGAACAAAATGGGAAACTGATTGAGAAGGACAAAATCATTCAGAACAACAAGGCTGAGATCGAACGcttggaaaagaaaaacaagatgcAAGAACACAAG ATTGATATTCTGCAGAAAACCACTAAAATCTACGAGGAAGACAAACGTtcactgcagcaggagctggaAACCAGAGACCAGAGGCTGCAGAGGGAGCAGTCGGAGAAGAGACGCATGGAGCAGCGCATGCATGGTGTGGTTTCAGACACCCAGCACAAGTGGGAGAAAGAATGt GACAGACGTGTTAATGCAATGCAGCTGGAGATGCAGAACAAGCTCTGGGTCAAAGACGAGAAGCTGAAACAGTTGAAGGCAATTGTGACAGAAAGCAAGACTTCAACTCGTCCGGATCCTCCACCACGTCAGACGCAACCTAAACGACCTTCTAGAGAGGAACGCCTCCCTGCAAAGAGATCAGCCTCACCTTCGCCTGGCCCT tCTGTCCCCTTTGCTCCCCAGTGTCCTGTTGATTGCCCTCATGTCAGCCCAGTGCCAGGGCAAGTCAGTGCCACTAGATTCGAGGAGGTTGAAATGAGCCCCGTCCACAGCACCACCAGTAGCTCCTCGTCTGTAGCCAGCTGCATCTCAACATGGGAGCAGCGCACTGCCCAAGGCAGCAGGCAGGGTTATCAGTCTCCCAGAACGCCCAAGAAAACCCAGTCCTCAGCAGGCAAATCCCAGTCCACAGCAGGCACCTTGGCCAGCCAAGCCAGGAGGAGAGCCGTATGTTTTAGtaaagaagatgaagaggagagatCCCCAACGTATGATCTAGACATTACTGAGGGATGCTACAGG ACAGCGACCCCGGTGCGACCTCTGCACCGCCGCTCCCGCTCTGCTGGTGGGGAGAAATGGGTGGACCACAAGCCCACCTCCAGCCTGGACTTGGGTACCGTTTTGCAGCCTGTCATCCCCAATGCCATTCAGGTGTCTGCACCAAGTGAGAAGGCTCTATCCAAGTGTGATAGATACGTGCTAACACATCAAGAGATCGCCTCTGATGGCGAGATAGAGACCAAACTTATAAAG GGTGAAGTGATAAGAACCAGAGGAGGAGGGCAGGCTGTCCAGTTCACTGACATTGAGACGCTGAAGCAGGAGCTCACAACAATCCCAAG CCGCAAAAGAAAATCGTCAGAGGGCAAACCTGCAAATGGAGCCCAAACAGATGGAGCTTGGACAGATACAGAGACAAGG tgctCTGTGGCCGTGGAGATGAGGGCTGGGTCAAAGATTGGTCCTGGCTATGAGCATCATGGAATTACAAA
- the kif23 gene encoding kinesin-like protein KIF23 isoform X5 — MIRQAKGKTPRRPPKKPSSNQKDPVGVYCRVRPLGVEDEECCIEVISSTTIQLHAPEGFKTNRNGEYKETQYSFKKVFGVSVSQIELFENMAKPLVDDLIHGKNGLLFTYGVTGSGKTYTMTGSPGQGGLLPRSLDMIFRSIGPYQAKRYVFKTDDKNGMEVQNDVDALLERQRRENNLPVPKTSARQKLDPEIADMIKQEEAFEADGVDEDSSYSVFVSYIEIYNNYIYDLLEENQEDAIKPKPPQSKTLREDQNHNMYVAGCMEVEVKSAEEAFQVFWRGQKKRKVANTRLNRESSRSHSVLIIKLAQAPLDADGDNVLQDKNQVTVSQLCLVDLAGSERTGRTGAEGTRIREAGNINQSLLNLRTCIEILRENQMCGTNRMVPYRDSKITHLFKNYFDGEGKVRMVVCVNPKADDYEETLLVMRFAEMTQEVEVARPVDRPICGFTPGRRHRNQAFKEELSRKLEERGGPTDRDIPSVISSVVHSLPPLPSCELTDPYDDITLPRLIEALQNRYRIRQMMIDEYHQAANMMKSLLQEVDNNLISKENFIHEQNGKLIEKDKIIQNNKAEIERLEKKNKMQEHKIDILQKTTKIYEEDKRSLQQELETRDQRLQREQSEKRRMEQRMHGVVSDTQHKWEKECDRRVNAMQLEMQNKLWVKDEKLKQLKAIVTESKTSTRPDPPPRQTQPKRPSREERLPAKRSASPSPGPTATPVRPLHRRSRSAGGEKWVDHKPTSSLDLGTVLQPVIPNAIQVSAPSEKALSKCDRYVLTHQEIASDGEIETKLIKGEVIRTRGGGQAVQFTDIETLKQELTTIPSRKRKSSEGKPANGAQTDGAWTDTETRCSVAVEMRAGSKIGPGYEHHGITKRRKP, encoded by the exons ATGATACGACAAGC GAAGGGTAAAACCCCCCGCAGGCCTCCAAAAAAGCCCTCCAGCAACCAGAAAGACCCTGTTGGT GTGTACTGCCGTGTACGACCCCTGGGTGTGGAGGATGAAGAGTGCTGCATTGAAGTGATCAGTAGCACCACCATCCAGCTACACGCTCCTGAAGGTTTCAAAACAAACCGAAATGGAGAGTACAAAGAG ACACAGTACTCCTTCAAAAAAGTCTTTGGCGTTTCAGTATCTCAGATCGAGCTGTTTGAGAATATGGCCAAACCTCTTGTGGACGACCTCATTCATGGGAAAAATG GGCTTCTCTTCACATACGGAGTCACAGGAAGTGGAAAGACGTACACCATGACTGGCTCTCCAGGCCAGGGTGGACTTCTACCTCGCTCACTTGACATGATCTTCAGGAGTATAGGACCCTACCAGGCCAAGAGATAT gttttcaaAACTGATGACAAGAATGGTATGGAGGTTCAGAATGATGTGGATGCTTTGTTGGAGCGCCAAAGGCGGGAAAATAACTTGCCTGTTCCAAAAACATCAGCCAG GCAAAAGCTTGATCCTGAAATTGCTGACATGATAAAGCAGGAGGAGGCTTTCGAAGCAGATGGAGTTGATGAAGACAGCAGTtacagtgtgtttgtgtcctACATAGAAATCTACAACAACTACATCTATGATCTTCTAGAGGAAAACCAGGAAGATGCGATCAAACCAAA ACCACCTCAGTCTAAAACCCTCAGAGAGGATCAGAATCATAACATGTATGTGGCTGGTTGTATGGAAGTTGAAGTTAAGTCTGCTGAGGAGGCCTTTCAAGTATTCTGGAGAG GTCAAAAGAAGAGGAAGGTTGCTAACACCCGTCTGAACCGGGAGTCCAGTCGCTCCCACAGTGTGCTCATCATTAAACTGGCTCAGGCGCCTCTTGATGCAGATGGAGATAATGTTCTCCAG GATAAAAACCAGGTGACTGTCAGCCAGCTGTGCCTGGTGGATTTAGCAGGAAGTGAGCGCACAGGAAGGACAGGCGCAGAAGGAACCCGTATACGTGAAGCAG GTAACATTAATCAGTCGTTGCTGAACCTGCGGACATGCATCGAGATTCTTCGAGAGAACCAGATGTGTGGAACAAACAGG ATGGTTCCCTACAGAGATTCCAAAATAACACATCTCTTCAAGAACTACTTTGATGGAGAAGGAAAAGTCCGAATGGTTGTGTGTGTCAATCCAAAGGCCGATGACTACGAGGAAACTTTG CTGGTGATGCGGTTTGCAGAGATGACCCAGGAGGTGGAGGTGGCTCGGCCGGTGGACAGGCCCATCTGTGGCTTCACCCCGGGCCGTCGCCATAGAAACCAGGCCTTTAAAGAGGAACTGTCCCGTAAACTAGAGGAGCGTGGTGGTCCAACAGACAGGG ATATTCCATCTGTTATCAGCTCCGTGGTTCACAGTCTCCCACCCTTACCTTCCTGTGAGCTAACCGATCCTTACGACGACATCACTCTGCCCAGGCTGATCGAAGCTCTTCAGAACAGATACAGGATCAGGCAGATGATGATCGATGAATACCATCAAGCAG CCAACATGATGAAGTCCTTGCTTCAGGAAGTGGACAACAACCTCATTTCTAAAGAAAATTTTATTCATGAACAAAATGGGAAACTGATTGAGAAGGACAAAATCATTCAGAACAACAAGGCTGAGATCGAACGcttggaaaagaaaaacaagatgcAAGAACACAAG ATTGATATTCTGCAGAAAACCACTAAAATCTACGAGGAAGACAAACGTtcactgcagcaggagctggaAACCAGAGACCAGAGGCTGCAGAGGGAGCAGTCGGAGAAGAGACGCATGGAGCAGCGCATGCATGGTGTGGTTTCAGACACCCAGCACAAGTGGGAGAAAGAATGt GACAGACGTGTTAATGCAATGCAGCTGGAGATGCAGAACAAGCTCTGGGTCAAAGACGAGAAGCTGAAACAGTTGAAGGCAATTGTGACAGAAAGCAAGACTTCAACTCGTCCGGATCCTCCACCACGTCAGACGCAACCTAAACGACCTTCTAGAGAGGAACGCCTCCCTGCAAAGAGATCAGCCTCACCTTCGCCTGGCCCT ACAGCGACCCCGGTGCGACCTCTGCACCGCCGCTCCCGCTCTGCTGGTGGGGAGAAATGGGTGGACCACAAGCCCACCTCCAGCCTGGACTTGGGTACCGTTTTGCAGCCTGTCATCCCCAATGCCATTCAGGTGTCTGCACCAAGTGAGAAGGCTCTATCCAAGTGTGATAGATACGTGCTAACACATCAAGAGATCGCCTCTGATGGCGAGATAGAGACCAAACTTATAAAG GGTGAAGTGATAAGAACCAGAGGAGGAGGGCAGGCTGTCCAGTTCACTGACATTGAGACGCTGAAGCAGGAGCTCACAACAATCCCAAG CCGCAAAAGAAAATCGTCAGAGGGCAAACCTGCAAATGGAGCCCAAACAGATGGAGCTTGGACAGATACAGAGACAAGG tgctCTGTGGCCGTGGAGATGAGGGCTGGGTCAAAGATTGGTCCTGGCTATGAGCATCATGGAATTACAAA